The sequence ATAAACCAGTAATGGTAGAGAGAAGAAGCTTTGAACTATTATCATTATATAATAGCAAACAACCTATCTTTAAGAACTTAAAGCATTTTCATATAAACCCAAAAGGAATAGCAATAATACGTATTTATGGAGTTTTGACAAAAAAAACAGAAGCTTTTGATCATATTTTAGATATGACTTCGTATGAAAATATTCATGAAGAGATAGAGAGTGCTTTAGAAGATAAAAGCATAGAGACGATTCTACTTGACATAGATAGTCCAGGTGGAGAAGTAAATGGAGTGTTTGATCTAGCTGATTTTATCTACGGTGTAAGAGGAAAAAAGAGGATAATAGCGATAGCAAATGATGATGCGTACTCTGCTGCATATGCTATAGCTTCAAGCGCTGAAAAGGTTTTTGTGTGTAGAACCTCTGGTGTTGGAAGTATAGGTGTTATTGCAAGTCACATTGACCAAAGCGGTTTTGATGAAAAGCAAGGAATAAAATACACAACTATTTTTGCAGGCAAGAGAAAGAATGATTTAAATCCACATGAGCCAATGACGTCTGAAAGTCTGGAAAGCTTACAAAAAGAAGTAGACCGACTATATGAAATGTTTGTGCAGCTAATAGCAAGAAACAGAGGTCTTTCAATTGAAAAGATTCGATCAACAGAAGCAGGTCTATATTTTGGCGAGAAAGCAGTAGAAATAGGTCTTGCAGATGGAGTTACAACATTTTTTGAATTTATTAACAAAGGAGAAAATACTATGAATAAACAAACTACAACTGACCTAGAAACTGATAATTTAACTAAGTATCGTACTGAAGTTGTTGAATTAATACGTTTATGTAACTTATCACGAATGCCAGAGAAAATAGGAGAATTTATTGAGCAGGGCGTAAGTGTTGAGCAAGCAAGGGAGGTTTTAATGGAATTACTTGCAGAGAGAACGAAGAAGACAGAGATACTGAGTGCAATACCACAGAATTCGCAGGAAGATTTGATGACACAGGTAGCGAAAAGTCGGTGCATTTAAATTTTATAACCGCCATATATAGTGCTCTGCGGTAAATAAGTGTCCAAAATGCGCCATAATGGCTAATTATAAGGTAATAACCGCAGTGTATAGCAGTTATAAACACGGCGGTAAAAAAAATAAAAAAAGGAGAGAAAAAGACATGATAAGTATAACTGAAGGAAATAATTTAGGCGATCTTCTGAAATATGAAGTGTCCAACCTATATTCAAGAGACCAAATAACAGTAGCTAAAGGTCAAAATCTTAAGCTTGGTGCAGTAGTTGCCAAAAAGACGGAAGATGGTTTTATTAGAGTACTTAATCCTGCTGGAACAGATGGCACACAAACAGCAATAGGTGCAATAGTAAGTGATGTAAATGCGACAGAAAATGCCAAAGCAGTAATTATTACTCGTGGTGCAATACTAGCAGATCATGCAGTTGTGTGGCCAGCAAATATCACTGAAGAACAGAAAGCTGAAGCAATAAAGCAACTTGAAGGACGAGGGATCATTGTCCGCAAGGGAGTGTAACTTAAATTAATAAGGGGGAAAAAGAATGCAAAATCCATTTACAAATACAGCATTTAGCATGACGGCACTAACAAATGCGATGAATATATTGCCGATAAATTATGGACGAGTTGAAAATCTAAATTTGTTTCCAAGTAGGTCAGTAAGATTTAGACATATTACAATAGAAGAACATAATGGAGTTTTAAGTCTACTACCAACGCAAGTACCAGGGGCACCAGCAACAGTAGGAAAACGTGGTAAAAGAAAGGTAAGGACATTTACCATTCCTCATATTCCTCATGATGATGTGGTGTTACCAGAAGAAGTGCAAGGAATAAGGGCATTTGGATCAGAGAGTGAACTGAAAGCGCTGGCAGATGTAATAACTGACCATTTGCAGCTAATGAGAAATAAACATGCAATAACGTTGGAGCATTTGCGTATGGGAGCGCTGAAAGGAATAATTTTAGATGCTGATGGGTCAGAATTATTAAATCTGTACAACGAATTTAAAATAACACCAAAAGTAGTAAATTTTGCCCTTGGAACAGCAACAACAGATGTAAAACGTAAGTGTCTGGAAGTATTGCGGCATATTGAAGACAACTTAAGTGGTGAATATATGACCGGGATTCATGCTTTAGTAAGCCCTGAGTTTTTTGATGCACTTACTTCTCATACTAAAGTAAAAGAAGCATATGAAAGATGGCAAGAAGGAGCAGCGCTTCGGAATGATATGAGGTCAGGGTTTACGTTCTGTGGAATCACATTTGAGGAATATAGAGGGCAAGCAACTGATCCTGAAGGAACCGTGAGAAGATTTATAGAAAGAGATACAGGGCACTGTTTTCCAGTAGGAACAGCAAGTACATTTACAACATATTTTGCACCAGCAGACTTTAATGAGACAGTAAATACCCTTGGACAGCCACTATATGCAAAACAAGAGCCAAGGAGGTTTGATAGAGGAACTGATTTACATACACAGTCAAATCCTCTGCCAGTGTGCCACAGACCAGGAACATTAGTAAAAGTCGTTGCAGCATAACAATACTGGTAGAGTAACTACAAGTTGGTGAGGCACAAGAGGACTCTACTAGTATATACCTTATTAGCATACTTATGAAAGAATGCAAGAGAATATTAAGAGATTACTAAAAGATTGTTTTGCCCATTTAGGAGAAGTGGCTTTGTATAAATCAAAGGATAAGTCATACATGGTACAAGTATTAAAGCAACAGCCAGATAAATTATACGAGATTGGTGAAGGACAATTTGTGGAAGAAACTTTAGCGTTAGAAGTAAGTGCGTTTGATGTGTTAAGGCCAATAGTAGGAGATGTTTTTGTTATAGGTGATCGAAGATATAAAGTACACTCACCGCCACTTAGAGACAAGTCTGGAATAACGTGGAAAATAAAAGCGTCTGGGGTGTAAAATGTCTGTTCATATAGAAGTTGAGGTAATAGAAAATGTAAATGCTAAAAGAAGAAAAGTAGAATTAGCAACGGTAAAGGCATTAAACAAAACGGCACTATGGTTAAAAGCGCAAGCAGCTAAGGAAATCAGTGAAGAAAAGCAGATAAAATTAAGTTTGATAAGAAAGAGATTAAGAATTTTTAAGGCGAAAACTAGCAGTGTTAATTAGAGCAAATCTCTATGACATTAGAGCATCGACAATTGGCAAAATACAAAAAACAAGAAGAGGATCGAAAGTAGGAAAGCATGAGTTTATAGGAGGATTTGCAGCAGTTATGCCAAAAGGAAATAGCGGTATGTTTAAACGTGAAGGAAGAGCAGCATTGCCAATAAAGGAAGTTAAATTGCCATTGGAACCAGAAGCATCAAAAGTAATGAGAGATCTTGTTAATTATGAGGTTGAGAAAGTGTTTACAAAATTTTTTGAACGTGAATTGAGCTATAAAGGATGAATTTGAAAGATTTACATGATAAAATTTGTACCACGCTGAAGAAAGAAATTTCTGCGATACAAACATGCGAAGTATATCCAGCAATAAGGAAAGAATTAGTAGCACCGGCAGTATTTGTGGAACTTAGTGGCTTTGAAAAAGGACATGATCCAGGAACAGAAGAATTAGCGCTGAAAGCAAGATTTGAGGCAAGGATTGTAGTTGATGGAACAGTCGAGTATTCCTCGTTAGTTGTAAGGTCATTAGCAGCAGAAGTAGCAAGAGTAGTAAATAAAAATACTTGGAATGTGGAAAATGTTTCACCTGCTGAATTTATCTCTGCGGAAGTTGACGGATTTAGGCCAGAGCTAGATGCTTATCTTGTGTGGCTAGTTGAATGGGTTCATGAGGTACACTCGGGTAAATCAGTATGGTCAACTGGCATAATGCCACATGTTATTGAGATAGGTGAAGTGCATGTTAGACCATAGTTTTGCAATTTCAGAGCTGAATAGGAAGCTAGCAAACGTTATTCGTATAGGAATTGTAAAAGAAATAGATTATGAAAAAGCAAAAGTAAGAGTGAAAATAGGAGAACTTTTAACAGATTTTCTTCCATGGATAACTTCTAGAGCAGGAGAGGAAAGAAGCTGGCTACCACCAAGCATAAATGAACAGGTAGTAATATTGTCACCATTGGGAGAGTTATCATTAGGAGTAGTACTAGCTGGAATATATCAGCAAAATTATTCTGCTCCAGAGAATAGTGAAATGATTAACAGTTTAGTATTTCAAGATGGAACAAAGTTATTGTATGACAAAGAGAGCAAGAATCTTGAAATTTCTGTAGTGGATAAATTAAATTTCAAAGTAGGAAAATCAGAGATAGAAATGACAAAAAGTGGAATAAAACTGAAAGCAGAAAGGATCGACTTAAATTGAACAAAGGAATAGTGAGGTTAGGAGACTACTGTGGAGAAGCTATACCACATTTCTGCATTAGCGGAAGTAATAATGTTTTTGTAAACGGTAAGTCAATATGTAGACAAGGAGACAGTTTTAGTGAAGGAAGAGCATTAACTGAAGGATCAAAAACAGTGTTTGCAAATGGTCTTAGTGTAGGAAGAGTAGGAGATATAGTTTCATGTGGGTTTAAAGTAATAAAAGGCAGTGAAAGCGTTTTTGCAAAATAGAAATGAAGGGTATGGATGCTAAAACAGGAAAAGCGTTAGAAGGAATAGAGCACTTAAAGCAGTCGATAATTGATATACTGACCACTCCTATTAACAGTAGAGTAATGAGAAGAGATTATGGTTCTCGATTATTTGAATTAGTAGATAAGCCAATAAATAGAGATTTAACTTTGGAAATCTATGCAGCAACAGCAGAAGCACTGGGGAAATTTGAGAAGAGATTTAAGTTAGAAAAAGTAAAGATTGCTGAAGCTAAAGAAGGAAAAATGACTCTTGTACTTGAAGGTATGTATCTTTCAGAAGGCAAATTCATAGGTATTAGTGGAATAGTTGTTTAGAAATGCAGACATCTAATATTATTGAAAAACTAAGCTATGAGGAAATCTTTTCCAGAATGAAGGAGGAGTTAGTGTGTAGAGATGAAACCTTTTCAGCGTTAGTAGAATCCGATCCAGCGATAAAGATTCTGGAGGTAGCAGCCTGGCGAGAACTTTTGCTCAGACAAAGGATGAACGAAGCAGTAAAGAGTAATTTACTGAAATTTGCAAGGGGAGAAGATCTTGATAATTTGGCTGAATTTTATGGAGTAGAGAGGCAGAAAGAAGAAGATGATGAACGATTTAGAAAAAGAATTAAAGCAAAAATAGTGGGCTCAAGCACGTGTGGAAGCAAAGAACACTATCGATATCATGCATTGTCAGCAGATAGTAGAGTAAAAGATGCACTAGTGGAATCAACTATACCAGGGAAAGTACAAATTTCAATCTTATCAACACAATTATCCACAACTGGCATAGCTTCAGAAGAGCTACTTGAAATTGTAAAAAAGCAGGTTACTAGAGAGGATATAAGGGTTTTAACCGATACAGTAACAGTGATAGGTTGCAATATTACGGAAATAGATATTCACAGCAGAATGAGCATAAGTCCTATAATATCAGAGGAAGAAATCAAGAAGCAATTTATTAAGAAGTTTGAAGAAAGTAGAAGGCTGGGATGGAGTGTAACAAGATCGTGGATAATAGCGAATCTATTTGTAGAGGGTGTAGAAAACGTAGAATTAATAGAACCAAAAGAGGATGTTGTGGTATTGGGGAATGAGTGTGCAGTGCTTGGCCACGTCAAGTTAGATAGGATTTAAAACGTATTTTTTTTGTTTTGTGCCAGTGAGGGGATTGCGTGCAATAAGTGGTTTAAGGTTTACTGGATCCAATGTTAGGGAGACGAAAGTATTGATTTTCTTCCAGAAGTTGTAACTTGTTTTTTAAAGTATGGATAATATGGTCAAATATTATGGAGAGTGTTTTCGATATTAAGAACATCTTTATTTTTCTGCAATGATCTCTTGGTTACTCATAAGCTACCTAAATAAAGGAAATTAAAGCAACTTGAAAGAAAAGACAAATGAAAAGTTTATTACCGCCAAACGCAACAAAGCAAGAGCAAGCACTGGTTAATGCAATCGATTATAAAGTTGATCCAAGCAGGATAAGAGGATTTAAATTTAGCCTAGGGGAAAAAATATTGCCGTGGTTGATTGAGGAATATGGTTTAGAAGAGATACTGCGTTGGGTAAAAGATAGAAGAAAAGCCGTAATAGAAGGAGTAAAATTTCAAAGACTGCGAGGAACACCTAAATCACTTAAAATAGCACTCAAGTGGGCAAATATAGAAGACATTACAATCATCGAAGAACCACCCGGTAAACACTTTTTTGAGTTGCAAGTAGGGATAAAAGAGGTACCAAATGACTTCTTCGTAGATGCAGTAGTAGAACTTGCAAAACTATCATTACCAGCAAGATCAAGGCTAATGAGGATTTTCAATGATCACCATAACGTTGATAGGTTTATTTTAGATGAAAGTTTATTCGGCAGCTTATTGTCAGACTATTCAGGTAGAAAAGTTGAAAAAGATGGACCAGTATTATCGTTTGGAAGAGTAAATTTTTTCAGGTCTAGTGGTCCAGTTATTAGGATTATAGAAAACTATCTACGCGATCATTATGAACGAGCTTTAAGCAATGATATATATCGCCTAGATGTAGCAATCCTTGGAGAAACCGAGCCTCACACAAAGAATTATAACGGTATTTATGAAAGAAATCATTTGTGGTACAACTTAAAAGCACTATATCCATTACCACAAAGTTTATTACCAGCAATTAAGTTTGTCAAAGCACAGATTGTACTGTCAGATAGCTGGAAATTAGGAGAAATAAATAGCTGTTTCCTCTTTGTTATCAAGAAGAGATAGGAGGCACACTTTTCCTTGGTAATGATAAACTTTCTGATCAGCTATGGAACTTGGAATACAAACCAATTTTGGAAAGATTTAATATCAGCTATGAATATGAAGCAAAGAATCTTACTGATCAAAAGGTTGCGAAAGCTAATTTAACGGAATATCACGTTAGTTGCGAAAATGATAGAAGTTCAGGAAAAGAAGATTCGATACACGAATTAGAAAATTACATTTTAGTATTTTACCCAGGAGTACTGAAGTGGCACGAACATCGACATTTGCACAGAAGTTGGAAAAATAGTCAAGTAATATCTATAATAAGTTAAATACTTATATTTAGATCCTTATGCATTATATTAATAATAGGTAAAAGTATATGAAATAAAAAGAAAAAGACTTGCTTTCTCATGCTAAAAAGGACATGACTTGAATAGCGGCAGGTAAATATAAGAAATTTGTCTGGCGCTAGAAAAGCTAATTTTATGAGGTATGAAATGAGTTTTAGCAAGAGTAAGTTTTTTAAAGAAGTATCAAGTAACGGATTTAAAAATATTAACAAAAAAAATGAAGAAGGAGAGACGATCTTGCATCAAGCAGTAGAAATCTCTGATTACAAAACAGTGAGATTATTAATAAAAAAAGGAGCAGAGGTAAATGCAAGAGATAAAAATGGTTATACACCTCTACACTGTGCAGTATTTGCGAAAAGCTTAGAAAATGTAAAAGTGTTGCTAAGGTCGGGAGCAGAAGTAAATGCCACTCAATATGTCACTGGATGTACGCCACTCCACTCTGCATGCAAAATAGGAGGAGTTGAAATAATAAAAGAGCTAGTAAAAGCAGGAGCTGAGGTTAATCAACTGAATAAATATGGTGCAACACCAATGTATTACATTTGGGAAAGTGAAAAGGCGAGCAAATTTCTGAGAGAAAAAGGTGGAGTAACAAAAAGTAGAGAACTGACGTGCTATGGAATAGAGAGGCTAGTGGGAGAAATAGCAGACATGTTGAATGGAAGCTACATGCCGGAGCTAAAAATAATAGAGATAGGAGAAATAAGGAAGAGAGACAAATCACTAATAAAGGAAGAATGTGAAAATTTAGCAAGCAAAATAATGAGCCAAGTAAGTGAAATGATAGATGAGGGGGTGAAAAGGAGGGCTTAAAGAAGGGGTTTAAATTCAGAGAAAAGGTGAGGTAGGTCATGAGTAAAAAAGGAAAAGAGGAGTCACTATTAGAGAACTCATATAAAAATATTTATGCAAGAGACAAGAATGGAAGAACAGCTCTACATTATGCAGTAGAGGTAAAAACAGTGAAGTTATTAGTCGAAAAAGGAGCGAATGTGAATGCTAAAGATGTAGAAGGATACACAGCACTGCACCTAGCGGTAACGGAGAAACGTCTAGAAATCGTGAGGGAATTGATAAAATCAGGAGGGAATGTAAATGCTGAAGAGTATGGCAATAAATGCACTCCATTGCACCTTGCATGTATGGTAGGAGAAAAAGAAATAGTGGAGGAGCTAGTGAAAGCTGGAGGAGAAATAGAGCAAGCGGATAAATTTGGAATGACAGCGATGGATTATGCGAAAACCAGTAAAGAAGTAACTGAAGTATTGAAGAAAAAAATAGACAGAATTGAAAAGCTATTTATGAAGAGCTGAAAATATGGAGAAAGAAATAGAAAAGAAAGTAATGAATTTAGAGAGAAAACCTTTGGGTGAGCTGAGAAAAATATGGAAGAAGGTATATGGAGAAGAAGCGCCTAGATACTCAAAGAAATATCTGATACCGAGATTAGCTTATAGAATGCAGGAAAAAGCGTATGGAGAAATGTCAAGAAAGGGGACAAAAAGACTAGAGTATCTGGCAGATCGGCTAGAGAAGGGAAAAAGAATAAGTAGCGATAAATTACCAGTAGAGGGGACAGAATTAATATTAGAGAGAGGTGAAGAGACGTATGCGGTAATGGTAACAGATAAGGGTTTAATCTACCGAGAAGAATTTTTCACATCATTGTCAGCAGTAGCCGGAAAAATAATGGGAATGAGCTACAATGGGCCGCTTCTATTTGGAATGAGAGATAAGGAGAAAGAATGCTGAAAGAGGTAAGATGTGCGATATATACGAGAAAATCAAATGAGGATGGACTAGAGCAGAAGTTTAACAGTTTAGATGCGCAACGAGTAGCATGTGAAAAGTACATAAAGAGCAGAGAGGGTTGGGTAATATTGGCCAAAAGGTACGATGATGGAGGTTTCTCAGGAAAAAACTTAGAAAGACCAGCGATAAAGGAATTGTTTGAAGATGTAAAAAAAGGAGAAGTAGATTGTGTAGTAGTATATACGCTAGATAGGCTATCAAGGGAAACAAAAGACAGCATCGAAGTAACGTCATTTTTTAGAAGACATCGAGTAAATTTTGTAGCAGTAACACAAATATTTGATAATAATACGCCAATGGGAAAATTTGTACAAACGGTATTGTCAGGAGCAGCACAACTAGAAAGAGAAATGATTGTAGAAAGAGTAAAAAATAAAATAGCAACATCAAAGGAGCAGGGATTATGGATGGGTGGAACTTTGCCGCTAGGGTATGATGTAAAAGATAAAGAATTAATAATAAATGAGAAAGAAGCGAAAATAGTAGGGCACATATTTGAAAGATATTTGGAGCTGAAGTCAATGGCAGAACTAGCAAGGGAATTAAATAGTCAAGGTTACAGAACAAAATCGGATATCTTTAAAAAAGCAACGGTGAGAAGAATAATAACAAATCCAATATATATGGGAAAAATCAGGCATTATGAGAAAGAGTATGAAGGAAAGCATGAAGCAATAATAGAGGAAGAAAAATGGCAAAAAGCGCAGGAATTGATAAGTAATCAGCCATATAGAAAAGCAAAATATGAGGAAGCGCTGCTTAGGGGAATAATTAAGTGTAAGAGCTGTAGTGTAAATATGACACTGACATACTCAAAAAAAGAAAATAAAAGGTACCGATATTATGTATGCAACAATCACTTAAGGGGAAAGAATTGTGAATCAGTAAATCGAACAATAGTAGCAGGAGAAGTAGAAAAAGAAGTGATGAGAAAAGCGGAGCAGATATATGAAAATTGGAGAGAAAAGACCGAAGAAAAATGGGAAAATTTAAATTTTGGAAAGCAGAAAGAAGTAGTGAAAAAGTTAATAAAAGGAGTAATGATAAAAGAAGATGGAATAGAGGTGAGTTTAGAGGATAAGGTGGAATTTATACCAATAAAAAAGAAAGGAAAGAAATGCACAGTAGTAGAGCCAGAAGGGAAAACAAATAATGCGTTACTCAAAGCAGTGGTAAAAGCCCATCTGTGGAAACGCCAGCTAGAAGAAGGGAAATATAGAAGTGTGAAAGAACTGAGTATCAAAATTAATATAGGTACAAGACGTATACAGCAAATTTTAAGGTTAAATTATTTAGCTCCGAAGATTAAGGAAGACATAGTAAATGGGAGACAGCCAAGGGGTTTGAAGTTAGTTGATTTGAGAGAAATACCGATGCTGTGGAGTGAACAATTAGAGAAGTTTTACGGCTCAGCGTCGTA is a genomic window of Wolbachia endosymbiont (group B) of Germaria angustata containing:
- a CDS encoding S49 family peptidase, whose product is MWINKPVMVERRSFELLSLYNSKQPIFKNLKHFHINPKGIAIIRIYGVLTKKTEAFDHILDMTSYENIHEEIESALEDKSIETILLDIDSPGGEVNGVFDLADFIYGVRGKKRIIAIANDDAYSAAYAIASSAEKVFVCRTSGVGSIGVIASHIDQSGFDEKQGIKYTTIFAGKRKNDLNPHEPMTSESLESLQKEVDRLYEMFVQLIARNRGLSIEKIRSTEAGLYFGEKAVEIGLADGVTTFFEFINKGENTMNKQTTTDLETDNLTKYRTEVVELIRLCNLSRMPEKIGEFIEQGVSVEQAREVLMELLAERTKKTEILSAIPQNSQEDLMTQVAKSRCI
- a CDS encoding head decoration protein, whose translation is MISITEGNNLGDLLKYEVSNLYSRDQITVAKGQNLKLGAVVAKKTEDGFIRVLNPAGTDGTQTAIGAIVSDVNATENAKAVIITRGAILADHAVVWPANITEEQKAEAIKQLEGRGIIVRKGV
- a CDS encoding major capsid protein → MQNPFTNTAFSMTALTNAMNILPINYGRVENLNLFPSRSVRFRHITIEEHNGVLSLLPTQVPGAPATVGKRGKRKVRTFTIPHIPHDDVVLPEEVQGIRAFGSESELKALADVITDHLQLMRNKHAITLEHLRMGALKGIILDADGSELLNLYNEFKITPKVVNFALGTATTDVKRKCLEVLRHIEDNLSGEYMTGIHALVSPEFFDALTSHTKVKEAYERWQEGAALRNDMRSGFTFCGITFEEYRGQATDPEGTVRRFIERDTGHCFPVGTASTFTTYFAPADFNETVNTLGQPLYAKQEPRRFDRGTDLHTQSNPLPVCHRPGTLVKVVAA
- a CDS encoding phage baseplate assembly protein V, encoding MLDHSFAISELNRKLANVIRIGIVKEIDYEKAKVRVKIGELLTDFLPWITSRAGEERSWLPPSINEQVVILSPLGELSLGVVLAGIYQQNYSAPENSEMINSLVFQDGTKLLYDKESKNLEISVVDKLNFKVGKSEIEMTKSGIKLKAERIDLN
- a CDS encoding PAAR domain-containing protein: MNKGIVRLGDYCGEAIPHFCISGSNNVFVNGKSICRQGDSFSEGRALTEGSKTVFANGLSVGRVGDIVSCGFKVIKGSESVFAK
- a CDS encoding GPW/gp25 family protein is translated as MKGMDAKTGKALEGIEHLKQSIIDILTTPINSRVMRRDYGSRLFELVDKPINRDLTLEIYAATAEALGKFEKRFKLEKVKIAEAKEGKMTLVLEGMYLSEGKFIGISGIVV
- a CDS encoding baseplate J/gp47 family protein, which encodes MQTSNIIEKLSYEEIFSRMKEELVCRDETFSALVESDPAIKILEVAAWRELLLRQRMNEAVKSNLLKFARGEDLDNLAEFYGVERQKEEDDERFRKRIKAKIVGSSTCGSKEHYRYHALSADSRVKDALVESTIPGKVQISILSTQLSTTGIASEELLEIVKKQVTREDIRVLTDTVTVIGCNITEIDIHSRMSISPIISEEEIKKQFIKKFEESRRLGWSVTRSWIIANLFVEGVENVELIEPKEDVVVLGNECAVLGHVKLDRI
- a CDS encoding ankyrin repeat domain-containing protein; the protein is MSFSKSKFFKEVSSNGFKNINKKNEEGETILHQAVEISDYKTVRLLIKKGAEVNARDKNGYTPLHCAVFAKSLENVKVLLRSGAEVNATQYVTGCTPLHSACKIGGVEIIKELVKAGAEVNQLNKYGATPMYYIWESEKASKFLREKGGVTKSRELTCYGIERLVGEIADMLNGSYMPELKIIEIGEIRKRDKSLIKEECENLASKIMSQVSEMIDEGVKRRA
- a CDS encoding ankyrin repeat domain-containing protein, yielding MSKKGKEESLLENSYKNIYARDKNGRTALHYAVEVKTVKLLVEKGANVNAKDVEGYTALHLAVTEKRLEIVRELIKSGGNVNAEEYGNKCTPLHLACMVGEKEIVEELVKAGGEIEQADKFGMTAMDYAKTSKEVTEVLKKKIDRIEKLFMKS
- a CDS encoding DUF2924 domain-containing protein, which produces MEKEIEKKVMNLERKPLGELRKIWKKVYGEEAPRYSKKYLIPRLAYRMQEKAYGEMSRKGTKRLEYLADRLEKGKRISSDKLPVEGTELILERGEETYAVMVTDKGLIYREEFFTSLSAVAGKIMGMSYNGPLLFGMRDKEKEC
- a CDS encoding recombinase family protein, translating into MLKEVRCAIYTRKSNEDGLEQKFNSLDAQRVACEKYIKSREGWVILAKRYDDGGFSGKNLERPAIKELFEDVKKGEVDCVVVYTLDRLSRETKDSIEVTSFFRRHRVNFVAVTQIFDNNTPMGKFVQTVLSGAAQLEREMIVERVKNKIATSKEQGLWMGGTLPLGYDVKDKELIINEKEAKIVGHIFERYLELKSMAELARELNSQGYRTKSDIFKKATVRRIITNPIYMGKIRHYEKEYEGKHEAIIEEEKWQKAQELISNQPYRKAKYEEALLRGIIKCKSCSVNMTLTYSKKENKRYRYYVCNNHLRGKNCESVNRTIVAGEVEKEVMRKAEQIYENWREKTEEKWENLNFGKQKEVVKKLIKGVMIKEDGIEVSLEDKVEFIPIKKKGKKCTVVEPEGKTNNALLKAVVKAHLWKRQLEEGKYRSVKELSIKINIGTRRIQQILRLNYLAPKIKEDIVNGRQPRGLKLVDLREIPMLWSEQLEKFYGSAS